The following coding sequences lie in one Pan paniscus chromosome X, NHGRI_mPanPan1-v2.0_pri, whole genome shotgun sequence genomic window:
- the LOC129395408 gene encoding uncharacterized LOC128031833 homolog, producing MDSLTEQRLTSPNLPAPHLEHYSVLHCTMTLDVQTVVVFAVIVVLLLVNVILMFFLGTR from the coding sequence ATGGACAGTCTGACAGAACAGAGACTGACATCTCCCAATCTGCCGGCCCCCCACCTGGAACACTACAGTGTTCTGCATTGCACCATGACCCTGGATGTGCAAACTGTAGTCGTTTTTGCCGTGATTGTAGTCCTCCTGCTTGTCAATGTCATACTCATGTTTTTCCTGGGAACGCGCTGA